Proteins from one Telopea speciosissima isolate NSW1024214 ecotype Mountain lineage chromosome 1, Tspe_v1, whole genome shotgun sequence genomic window:
- the LOC122648856 gene encoding photosystem I reaction center subunit N, chloroplastic-like, translated as MAVMNSSVLACNYAISSTASSDVNWKLTSMPSVASSVNSSPKLPVIKAQQAKVSDYSKETIRASEGRRGALVCLAAALFAGVASSSTANAGIIEEYLEKSKANKALNDKKRLATSGANFARAYTVEFGSCKFPENFTGCQDLAKQKKVPFISEDLELECAGKDKYKCGSNVFWKW; from the exons ATGGCAGTCATGAATTCTAGTGTATTGGCCTGCAACTATGCGATCTCAAGCACAGCATCATCGGACGTGAACTGGAAGCTCACATCGATGCCATCGGTTGCGTCTTCGGTTAATTCGAGTCCTAAATTGCCAGTGATCAAGGCTCAACAAGCTAAGGTTTCTGACTACTCTAAGGAGACAATTAGAGCAAGTGAGGGAAGAAGAGGTGCACTTGTTTGCTTGGCTGCCGCTCTTTTCGCCGGTGTCGCCTCCAGCTCAACAGCCAATGCCGGAATCATTGAAGAGTACCTTGAGAAGAGCAAAGCTAATAAG GCACTGAATGACAAGAAGAGGTTGGCTACCAGTGGAGCTAACTTCGCACGTGCATACACAGTTGAGTTTGGTTCATGTAAATTCCCAGAGAACTTCACCGGCTGTCAAGATCTTGCTAAGCAAAAG AAAGTACCATTCATTTCAGAAGATTTAGAGTTGGAATGTGCAGGGAAGGATAAGTACAAGTGTGGTTCTAATGTTTTTTGGAAATGGTAA